TTATTGTCGAAATGTTCATGTTTAGAAATGTTGTATATTGCAGAGTGTTTTCATAGATATCGCTAGGAGTCAGGACTGAAATTGCGTAGAAACTTATGCTTGGAAACGTCATCATGCGTCACTAAGAGTGCTTCCCAATTAGGAACTATTTACTAGAGGGCTTTTGAACATAGGGAAACTCCTCCAGCCCCGTATGACGACATTTTAGGGCATGAATTTTGATGCAATTTCAGTCCTGATGATGGGCACTAACTCCCCTAGAATTTTCTGGCAACATTTAAAAGACCTCTcgttatatataaagtttttaaccagtacattttgacaaaaaatagactaaaaatgttattttaagaaatctgtAGTTTCaggataaaaactaatttcggATTTGAAATCTCTTCCCCCGAATAAAATAATCGTACCCTTCGCAAAGCTGCGCTTGCCAAAACTCGAAACTACTTACACATAACCCTCTTAGATCGCTTTGTAAATCAAGCTCGCTTCACTCCCTCAAGGAATGCATTTTTGTCTATCTCGGTATGTATGCTATgtatactctttttttaaaaaataaagttcaaaaaatatgcaacgaatatattttatgcaaccattgatttataataattctatcaaatatttatgCACTACTGTTTGATTTGAATCCATTTCAATGTTGCATTTAAATTGCATACACTGTAAACTAATTACAGTGCATTTTAGAACTAATAATATTGgcaattattttacactttggTGGGGATTCACTAGACCAAGAATCAAGGATAGTTcctgttttgttttagttttgttattCAGTAAGACAATCATTTATAATTGCAATAAGATTTGATGCACATTAAATGTCAGTAACGAAATAGGCTTATGAATTTGAACTAGGCTTAACAAAGCCGAAGTGAATagaaattaagtattataaaattatttaatacaattaatagatttataaaaaatatgcttataaaaaatatgtaagcattttattttactagtttACATGAGtagattatgaaataaatccgccaagaaaattgaaattactatcaattacaatcaatatttttgatcaataaataaagAGGAGTGAAACTTACTTGGTATTAAATAGGCCATGAGCAGTTTGTCAATACAATCTggcaagaaaattgaaattacaatCAATTACAACCaatatttttgatcaataaataaagAGGAGTGAAACTTACTTGGTATTAAATAGGCCATGAGCAGTTTGTCAATACAATCTGGCTAGAAAATTGAGATTATGTAGGAccacaattaatatttttgatgaatcaGTGAAGAGTATTGAAATTAATTGGTATTAAAAGGGCTATGTTCAGCTTGTCAATACAATCAGGCAAAGAAGATTGAGATTACGATAGAccacaatcaatatttttgatcaatCAGTAAAGAGGATTGAAGCTTACTTCTTATTAAATAGGCTTCAATCAGTTTGTCAAAACAACCCGGCAAGAAGATTTAAATTACTATCGActgcaatcaatatttttgatcaataaataaagAGGATTGAAGCTTACTTGGTATTAAATAGGCCATGAGTAGCTTGTCAATGGAATCCagcaagaaatttgaaattgcgATCGACcgcaatcaatatttttgatcaatCAGTAAAGAAGATTGAAACTTACTTGGTATTGAAAAGACTATGATCAGTTTGTCAATACAATCCAGCAAGAAGATTGAGATTACGATAGAccacaatcaatatttttgatcaatCAGTAAAGAGGATTGAAGCTTACTTGGTATTGAAAAGACTATGATCAATTTGTCAATACAATCCATGAAGaagattgaaattacttttcaaatctaTGAACTTACTGTCTCGTATAGGGGTCAATAACTGCGTCTAGTTtggctttattaattattggtaTAGTTTAACTATACTATTTAAAGTGAGCATGAAAGCTCGATTCGgtatttacttgaaataaagttattattagcacaattgtcaaattttcaaaacaacaaATTCGGATTGTTATTATACCACAGTTTTTACAACGCTTGTACACTTTGggccatttattttttacaaactataTGTTTAAGTGCTTATGCTTCGAACTGCTCACTAGCttgatattttagttatttgttgccatcgttaaaaagaaaattcatttgggtttctttttaacaatatgcgcagaagtattttttatataatatggaTAGGAATTCCTATTTTTCTAACTATGAGAAAGTTAAGCTGCTTTACTGCTAAATTGTTATGTACAGCTATATAGTTATGTTGATGTGTGAGCATTACTGTATAAACGTATTATGTGCATATGCTAAGCAGTAtagttttatgtataatttcCTTATACTATAGctcaaattaaattgaaatattgttcAACTTGAAATGTGATATGGgtgaagaaatgtttaaaactattatgatctcaaaatactaatataagGAAACAACAGTAAACAGTTTCAATAAAGCAATGAAATTGAGCactatatgtttattaattttggcaAAACATCCTTTTTCATTCCTTCTCATTATTATATAGcagtattccttttttttcctgttgtAATTGCAGTATATTTGTTTCGCTGGTTTTATCTTGATAAAAACAGCATATATTCgtttttctaaacaaaagttcattaaaaatagcCCGATTAACTAAGgattaaagaaaaacagtattattatttaggtAACAAGCATATTGTTAGAAACGAATCCTTTCGTAATGATGCAttgttttataaagtaattattttttatatagcaaatcattaaaatatagttttatgttATAGTTagtaaatcattataaatatgtttctgaCTTCTTATCTTTAACCAGTACAgaacgcaaaataaaaaaacgaaccaccctcaataactattgatctaatgatcagatcttcacgatCTATATCTCAATCTTAAAAGTTCAGAGTGGTAACCTCAaatgtgttaattaattaatgcagacgaaattttaagttacaaaatcagacacaaaaacgaactttttctgaataaaaataccttttattcAACGGATTCACTTTTCTTAACCCCTTACATATAGGGAGTAGCCGTAATATGCCCAAATATGCCCCAATCTCCAAACTAAGGTTCCAgcattttagtttaaagaaaatctctttcatttgtagaaaattctttaagtttcaaatctttttaagattgcagcaatttttttagtttgcagCAAATCTTTTTAaggataaataaaagaattttaaggtcattacactttttttaaggTTACGATCAGCATATTTGCACATTAATATAGTTCCACGAACCGATATTATGACTTAATGATCCTGTTAGCTGAGTGAATGTTGAATAAATGAGAATAGCCATATGATGAAGCTCTAAGATTTcaacaatatttatcaaatataatatatatatatataacgcaGAATGACGTCACTCCTGTTATCTCAAAACGAAAATATACTTGTTGCCAAAACATGAATGAAACTTAattctgttaattaaatatcatcTGCAGAGTAATGTAAGACTCCAACGTATCCATCTATTTTCGGCCTATGATTTCGAGAGTTTTTCGATTTTTGACAAGTATTCACACTAATTACTTGTTGACGATATTATACGATACACAACGATGCACACGAAcctaaatttttcatcaaattgtGGATTCACCAAGAGGCTGAAAAATAAGGTTTTGTTAAggttaaagtaagaaaaacgCTATGCACAATCTCTCAATCTACATGAATTTCACACTCTCACTTTGCGTCCTGCACGCTCCCGTATTCTGCACAAACTTTGTAAAGAACCGAGGTTGATTTGTGATAACTGCGCTGCACAGATCTTAGCTACATAAGCATACGTGCGTTCCGTTATCTGCAAGTACTTCCGTTCCATTTCATATCATTGATTTCGTATAATAGCTTAAAGCTAAAGCAAGgattactaatttaaaacaaagatttgAGAAGACATTTTTAGacacatatttgtttttagcatataaaaaatatataaaaatcagagCACAAATGGAATGCGCAAACGAATAATTCCAAACGCGGATATTGCAGAAGGTttgtcttaattaaaattttcatttcaacgtTTATGCAATGTCGGAAACTGTTgctgaaacaaacaaaaaatcacTACATTTAACACACATGAGCTATTCGTTTAGGTTATagaaattaaactgttttacaaCTGGTTGACGGAATTACGACATTCTGAGAGTAATTTTCACTTAGGTGATATTTCAAAGTGGAAAGCAAAGGATAAAATTACAACTAGAATATTGTAAACAAGATTATTTTCTCTTagcaattactgttcttaattGCACAACTGGAAACAGAATAGTAGTTGTGAAATACGATGTTAGATTTTTAATAGCTGGATAAATCGACATacataatatgttataatttatttttcattttcaatgataaaagaaaaggataaaattaCAACTAGAATATTGTaaacaagattattttttcttatcaattactgttcttaattACACAACTGGAAACAGTATAGTAGTTGTGAAATACGATGTTAGATTTTTAATAGCTGGAtaaattactgttcttaattACACAACTGGAAACAGTATAGTAGTTGTGAAATACGATGAATAGCTGGATAAATCGACATacataatatgttataatttatttttcattttcaattataaaagaaaaggataaaattaCAACTAGAATATTGTAaacaagacttttttttcttagcaattactgttcttaatcACACAACTGGAAACAGTATAGTAGTTGCGAAATACGACGTTAGATTTTTAATAGCTGGATAAATCGCCatatataatatgttataatatatttttcattttcaatgataaaagaaaaggataaaattaCAGCTAGAATATTGTaaacaagattattttttcttatcaattactgttcttaattACACTACTGGAAACAGTATAGTAGTTATGAAATacgatattagatttttaatggCTGGATAAATCGACatatataatatgttataatttatttttcattttcaatgataaataaaaaggcTAAAATTACAACTAGAATATTGTaaacaagattattttttttagcaattactgttcttaattACACAACTGGAAACAGTATAGTAGTTATGAAATACGATGTTAGATTTTTAATAGCTGGATAAATCGACatatataatatgttataatgtattttttatttgcaatgatCAATAGTTTTGTTTCTACAAGGAAATTTATCAGCCCTCGCATTAATTTACACGGATCAATATTGAAATCCAGATccatataaaatttactaacaattacaatatcatttttgatataaatgtttataaattatattcccggcataatagaattttatatttatcgtTATTTGTAACGACAGCCATGTCAACTACTTCTGTAATTTTCGACAATTCAGttaaacatgaaattatatCTGCCGTTATAAATCACATTGTTTTGATTGTGATTTAACCgagtaattttaatactaaatttttatatatcttatttactccattatgaatattaaatgtgTTTATGTCTATTACCATACCAGCTATCggtagattttcttttatttttaaatataaagttccTGATTTGAGCTATCATTATctcaaattttacttcatttggATCAATAGAATGCATTTTAGAGCCATTCAAAGTAACTTTTTTCCAGTTCACACCGTATAccaataatatgaaataaacgtgaatttaaaaaaaaggaaattacgaagaaaaattttctattaaagaaaatattgatttattaaagacATTATTCCGGCAcgtaaaattgtatttctttccATTAGTGGATTTGTAAAAAGTTTGAGGTGAGGATCTGATTTACTTTCGCAAGCATGCATAATTCTCAAACATTTTACAGGAAACGtgatatttcataaaaagagtTTCAATACTTAGCTGTTAATCACTTTTAAGTGATTGAATGAAACTTTAAaccgtttaaatattttaaactaattaagttGAAGAGTATGCGCAATTTAGgagtaaataaagttatataagAGCACAATTGTTAGGCTTAGCATAAATTCGTTTAAAACTAAGTAATgtaattaatagtattttgcATAAAGATAAGTttgtataaaactttttctttaatgttcgatttactaattaaataataggcTGAAAAACTGGTTTTAGGATAGTTAAAAAACTGGATAAAAATACAGGCTTAAGAACATATTTTAGTCTTAGCTGATGGGTGGCTAACTTTTTTTACTGGTATTTCTTTGTTGTCTTAATAccgaaattaataaatgatttttgttattaatactAAGCCTTCTTAGTACTATTTCTTTTAAGCCTGGATCTATTTATGATGCTTGGATCCTACATATCCTCAAAGAGATGGGTATTAGCTTCTCAGAAGTAAAGGTAGCCAATGCATAATGCTAATCTCCTTGTCAGCATTATGTCACTGGTCCCCttcagctgtttttttttttttttttttttttNttttttttttttttttttttttttttttttttttttttttttttttttttttgctttacaaaaacactttttttttaaattttcacccAGACACATTGTTGAACCATAGAACTAGCACTGCTAACATAACTCTTTCTAGTTTGCTTATATCagctgaaaaatttataaaaagcaggTGTTTAAAacctcattttatttaaatctattttatctcagtatattattattcaaaagcaaaatattttacattaagtaaataatagtaACGCAAGCATTGtgtaaattcattttcttatactCGCCAAAATATTAATTCCGTCAACCAATGATAAATCATTTATGCAATTTGacataagtttcataaaaatgaaattctaagaaagcttttaaaaatataaagaggaggaaaatataaataattaatagccCTTTATGAAGCATTAtttgttaaacaaaacaaagtaaagacgaaataataaaaaaataaaaagccaaATGTTTTGATAGTCGTTAGTAACTAGCgaaacaaagtttcaattttgattGTAAATGTTAAAggtaaacgaaacaaaaatgaaattttgataactaggaaataagttaaaaaagaaaatattcttcgaTTTTCTCTTAAATGATGCTACTTTTCTCatttgttcaaaagtttttaacagcttattttatagataatacGGTTCTCAGTAAAAGTAATGTTCCATAAATTAGTAATTACGTTGAGACAGTATTTTTCctgaaaagaaatctttttatttaatcatttttttaaaaagtaaggcTTTAATAGTCATATTATAACCGTActgtaataaattacatttaactaCAATCCatcgatattttattatataaatacactttttgaagttatttaaagctgcaaatttaaaatatataatcatttaaaatatatataaactttaaaatttaaagtatataatattaaGTATAGAAAGGAACAAATTTGAAGAatagaataacttttaaatttataatatagactattaaagcaaataatagaaaaaatgcgtaggtggataaaataaaaatgatacttttttaatagcagaagactatttttgttttcattgtcATAGCAACAATCGAACTTTatctagaatttaaataattgtgcgGCAGTGTttagttttttgtaaattcattttttttaaaagacttgaATTATGAGTGGGCTTAACGTTCCTAATGtagttgaataattaaatatatatgtatcaaTGTAGttgaataattgaatattaatgtataatgtaataattgaatttttaccaAGAGAAAGTGTCAAAcctattgaaaattttcacaGGTTACAGggatagttaattttaaaactgaatttggTCAATAATATTTTCCACAATTTGCTAGTTATGTGAAACTTTTCTTGgtcttttccaaaattataattttgactcGATTTTTACGAGATTATGTGAACAACTAAACTTTTATGTAAtcattaaaatgattcaaagaattagcaataaaattgaCAGATTCTGATAAATAATGGATGTAAGATTTTATACTTCGAGATTTTGTTAGGTTATTGAATTTCTCTAGCTTTATGTTTCTatgttcttttatatttatgatatgTTTGCCTTTCGTATTTATAGCTTGACAATAGGGGCTTTTTCTCGTGAATAAAAACTATAGTTATGAGTGcatgaattattttcagtttttaaactttattctaaaataaacactaaaataaatcgaaattattttttaaaaacgacgTTTTTCGAATACATTTGAAaggagttaataattttatctctgTCAAACCTGAAAAAATCATAGCTGCATCTATGGAAATATTCTGTCATAGAAGCTTTTTACAGAAAAGTCACACCCTATGCTTTTGGTTGAAGGTCTGACAATAGTAAAATTGTCTTACCTGCTTGAAAAAggcagtatttattattatttcttacgttttgtttaataattttttattttagatttagtttattagtttataagTTATCAAAACTTCGTagaaaagtcataaaaattttaactgaccgtaatttttgttttacgttAGGTCAAAACAATaaggaacaatttttaaacaattttaaattttgcaagtaGCTAATAGAAGtgggttaaaattttaattaacaatgaatGAGATAATTGTTTTCTGTTTGTATTGCGATTGGTATAAAGATAGTTATcagtaaataattgaaacttgtATTATTGTCAGTCGCAGAGTACTAGAGGAAATTTATAAACTCTAGTTAGTCGGAAAGTGGATTGAATTTAGATTGaggataaaataatgaattctacTTAAAGCGGCCTGGGAACAACTGAAATTTGGATGTTATCAGGGTTTGAAATCCAATGGAAATTTGAATGCACTAGCAAAAcataaagtgattaaaattgcaattgcaATATTCACACAGCCACACAGTCACAAAAgaggataaataaaaatgtaaaaaaatagtgctaattctaaatctggtaaaatttttcttcatgagCTGTAAACATTTCTGTgtatcttaaaacaaaaaaaggggGGCAATTACTTTACACCAAAAGTGCTGTATaccattaatgtatttttacccTACTGGATGTAAAATAGTTAGCCACCCTTTTTGTTGTTCGATAACACTAAAACCCATGATTATTAtaagatatgatacacataagaatcagttaagttatttttacaatagaatttaaagtaaaatcaattAGAGTTGGATGCGCCACAAAAAACAATCAGGAAACAACAAACTCACGCCAACTCATACTTGATTTCGATTGTACTGtgcccaaaataaaaaaagatatcaccccgaataactttcgttctaatgattcGGTTTTTACGTACTAAGTatcaaacttaatggttcaaggggctGATTTCagatttgataattaattagtactaaCTAATAttgaagttacgaaatcagacgaaAAAACGCTCTTTCTCGatacgatatatatatacacacacacacacacacatatatatatatatagtcagtACCGCCTATATGGTCACCCTCTTATAAGGTCACCCCGCTTATATGGTCAATTTTCTAAAGTCCCATCTAACTTAATAGGAAACACGTGTTAAAGATCACCGCTTATATGGTCATCCTATGGATGGGtgatcgtgtaaagctaagggtggtaaaattgctctttctagacttccgggttactgctttcgatatatttttacgccgcagattgaaaaaacgcgccatcatattattgcatatcttttgcagtatttcacatgtaccgagttctttctttcagcctttaaacttcagcattatcatattaatattataatcatcagaatattttctaattaggctaacttgaaaagatatttttggcgaCATTCAAttcaaatgtagccaaataagggagaaaatgcaaaacatggcaaaccttaagaattattcacaatgagatattaactttccaaaaatttttttggccttacgacctctgagaatcaatacatttctgaaagctcttatgaatggtacaattatgtttagatttgaacccaaattacaataacaaaactttATAGAATATTAGGCTTattcacacatcgcctcgtagtcataacataagcggagggatacaccggaaattttctaaatttcttccggtttaaggacgcttgttattgtttacattagaccACCCATCCATTTCTCGAGTTACCGGTTATATGgtcagtttccttttttttttcttttgaaaaaagatacattttaagACATTTCTCTAGACAGGAAGACAAGAAAAATGACCAGAAGGTAAACACATTCCTTCGACCCCCGGAGAGAACTGGAATTTCCCCCCTCTATTTCGTCACCCTACCCTCTTTTCTCTTTTGCATTCATTGATGACCTTACCCTCTCCACATTTGACCACTGGCATTCTTTTCCCCACCCAAGGGCGAAAGGTCTTTTGATCGTTTGAAGTTATCTCTCAGAGCTTGAAAAGGAGTTGAagttgagagaaaaaaacatttttattggatTACTGAACGAATAACATATCCATGCTTTCATTATGGCTtcgaaaagaaagaatttaacaatatcggaaaaaaatgaattgattgaaaagtttaaaaaatctaacCTTTCAAAAGTTGCTTTTGCCAAAGAAAATTCTATACCGCGAACAactttaaacaacattttagcAGCCAAACGTAGCTGTCCAGATGTTTCAATTAGCGACCGAGAAAGAAAACGTCAGCGTGTGTCACCTTATGAGAATGTGGAGAAGGCTCTTCTGTCATGGATCAAATATGCACCATCACAAAATGCTCCTATATCCTGGaatattctaaaagaaaaagcttTAGAAATAGCTAAAGAACTAGGAGAATCAAATTTTGTTGCAAGCAATGGCTGGATACAGTGATTCAATGCAAGAAATAACCTATTCTTTGAAATTGTGCGGAGAAGCTGCTGATTTTGACAACAGTTCTTTAAAAGAATGGAAAGACGTAGTGTTGCGAGATATTCATGAAAGATATGAACCTGCTAACGTGTTCAACGTTGATGAATGTGGACTTTTCTATAGGATCTTACCCGACAGAACCCTTTGCTTCAAAGGAGAAAATTGTGTAGgcggaaaaaaaagtaaggaacGCTTAACAGTTTTGTTATCTGCAAACATGGATGGTTCGGAGAAAATGATTCCTTTGGTGATTGGAAAATTTCTGAAACCGAGAtgcatgaaaaattgaaatctttgccCCTTTTGTATGATGCCAATTCCAAAGCATGGAGGACCCAAACGATCTGGGGAAAAACTCTCAGAAGGTGGGACctacatttttcaaagaaaaacagaaaagttgCATTGATTGCTGATAACTGCACTGCTCACTGTCCTGTTGAGGGCTTGAAATCAATTGAGCTCGTATTTTTGCCTCCAAACAGCACATGTGTGTTGCAGCCTCTAGATCAAGGCATAATTCAAAGCTTCAAGTCTATGTATAGAAAGCTTCTTCTACGGGATATGATCACCGCCATagacaaaaaagaagaatttcacGTTTCAGTTTTGAACGCACTGTTCTATATTGACCAAAGCTGGAACATGGTGTCGTcgaaaactattgaaaattgtttCCGTCACGCGGGGTTCCACTGTTCTCCAGACTCTTCGGTATCATTAGAGGACCCTGAGGAAGATCTTCCATTGGCTGAATTGGCAGAAAATCTTCGAAACCGAGGCTATGCAATGCCGGACGTAAATTTGTATTCCCAAATAGACGTTGATGTCCTCACTAATTGTGAAGCAACTGTGGAAGGCATTGTATCTAATGTCTTAAATCTGAATGCTGAAGGAAGTGACGATGAGGATGATACTGAATGCAATAAAAAGTCTGTATCAACAGCTGATGCTCTTAAGGCTATAGATGACTTAAGGNNNNNNNNNNNNNNNNNNNNNNNNNNNNNNNNNNNNNNNNNNNNNNNNNNNNNNNNNNNNNNN
The nucleotide sequence above comes from Parasteatoda tepidariorum isolate YZ-2023 chromosome 6, CAS_Ptep_4.0, whole genome shotgun sequence. Encoded proteins:
- the LOC139425827 gene encoding major centromere autoantigen B-like codes for the protein MASKRKNLTISEKNELIEKFKKSNLSKVAFAKENSIPRTTLNNILAAKRSCPDVSISDRERKRQRVSPYENVEKALLSWIKYAPSQNAPISWNILKEKALEIAKELGESNFVASNGWIQ
- the LOC122271030 gene encoding tigger transposable element-derived protein 4; this translates as MHEKLKSLPLLYDANSKAWRTQTIWGKTLRRWDLHFSKKNRKVALIADNCTAHCPVEGLKSIELVFLPPNSTCVLQPLDQGIIQSFKSMYRKLLLRDMITAIDKKEEFHVSVLNALFYIDQSWNMVSSKTIENCFRHAGFHCSPDSSVSLEDPEEDLPLAELAENLRNRGYAMPDVNLYSQIDVDVLTNCEATVEGIVSNVLNLNAEGSDDEDDTECNKNYGTNELHTFDRVFCAREALRGKKVSEKKCRLSGRD